One segment of Alistipes finegoldii DSM 17242 DNA contains the following:
- the panD gene encoding aspartate 1-decarboxylase has product MKFQIEVIKSKIHRVTVTQADLHYVGSITIDEALLEAANIIEGEKVQIMDIDNGERFETYVIKGERGSGCICLNGAAARKVQVGDVIIIASYALMDFEDAKQFKPWIVFPDTATNRLVK; this is encoded by the coding sequence ATGAAATTCCAGATTGAAGTCATCAAATCCAAGATCCACCGCGTAACGGTCACGCAGGCCGATCTGCATTATGTGGGCAGCATCACCATCGACGAGGCGCTTTTGGAGGCGGCCAACATCATCGAGGGCGAAAAGGTCCAGATTATGGACATCGACAACGGAGAGCGTTTCGAGACCTACGTCATCAAGGGAGAACGCGGAAGCGGCTGCATCTGCCTCAACGGCGCCGCGGCCCGGAAGGTACAGGTCGGCGACGTCATCATCATCGCATCCTATGCGCTGATGGATTTCGAAGACGCCAAACAGTTCAAGCCGTGGATCGTATTCCCCGACACGGCGACGAACCGGCTCGTGAAATAA
- the panC gene encoding pantoate--beta-alanine ligase — MKIFTSVKELRAELETAEQSGIGFVPTMGALHAGHRSLVERARRENATVVVSVFVNPTQFNDKNDLRHYPRTPEADARLLERAGADFVLMPSVEEIYPEPDGRQFDFGQIDKVMEGATRPGHFNGVAQVVSRLFDIVRPARAYFGEKDFQQIAVVKAMVDQLSLPVEIVECEIVRGEDGLALSSRNALLDAEHRAAAPQIYAALRAAAEKSQELAPEALKAWVTAEVERNPLLKVIYYQSVDARTMQEVAAWSDAERIQGCIAVQAGDIRLIDNIRIR, encoded by the coding sequence ATGAAAATATTCACAAGCGTCAAAGAGCTCCGCGCGGAGCTGGAGACTGCGGAGCAGTCCGGAATCGGGTTCGTCCCGACGATGGGCGCCCTGCATGCGGGACACCGCTCGCTGGTCGAGCGCGCCCGCCGGGAGAACGCCACCGTCGTGGTGAGCGTCTTCGTCAATCCCACCCAATTCAACGACAAAAACGACCTGAGACATTATCCCCGCACTCCGGAGGCCGACGCGCGTCTGCTGGAGCGGGCCGGCGCGGATTTCGTGCTGATGCCTTCGGTCGAGGAGATATACCCGGAACCGGACGGCCGTCAGTTCGACTTCGGACAGATCGACAAGGTGATGGAGGGCGCCACACGCCCCGGTCACTTCAACGGCGTGGCGCAGGTCGTCAGCCGGCTGTTCGACATCGTACGCCCGGCGCGCGCCTACTTCGGGGAAAAAGATTTCCAGCAGATCGCCGTCGTCAAGGCGATGGTGGACCAGTTGTCGCTTCCGGTCGAGATCGTCGAATGCGAGATCGTCCGCGGCGAAGACGGGCTGGCCCTCTCGTCGCGCAACGCGCTGCTCGACGCGGAGCACCGCGCCGCAGCCCCGCAGATCTACGCCGCCCTGCGCGCTGCCGCCGAAAAGTCGCAGGAACTGGCGCCCGAAGCGCTGAAGGCGTGGGTCACGGCCGAGGTGGAGCGCAATCCGCTGCTGAAGGTCATCTACTACCAGTCCGTCGATGCGCGGACGATGCAGGAAGTCGCCGCATGGAGCGACGCCGAGCGTATTCAGGGCTGTATCGCCGTGCAGGCGGGAGACATTCGTTTAATCGACAACATCCGTATCCGATAA
- a CDS encoding outer membrane beta-barrel protein: MKKILLCLLALAAGLTAFGQNESSFGVRAGLNVANLHLSAGGLSASLDSRASYHVGFAYQQPVLRVLPLYFETGLYLSGRGASVTAGDLDLDVEGKAKFNMLYLQVPAVVSWHFNIKSVSIQPAAGVYYGFGIHGKLKGDAAKVDLFKEISVPVEDGSVEGQVFKRSDFGLRFGVGVTVMKHYYAGVGYDLGLLNISKDSGEGKIKNGSFFISLGYNF, from the coding sequence ATGAAGAAAATCTTACTGTGTCTGCTTGCCCTTGCGGCCGGTCTGACCGCTTTCGGACAGAACGAAAGCTCGTTCGGCGTTCGTGCCGGTCTCAACGTGGCGAATCTCCATCTCAGCGCAGGGGGCCTGAGCGCGTCGCTGGACTCGCGCGCCTCCTATCATGTGGGCTTTGCCTATCAGCAGCCCGTGCTGCGGGTGCTTCCCCTCTATTTCGAAACGGGACTTTACCTCTCCGGACGCGGGGCGTCGGTGACGGCGGGCGATCTGGATTTAGACGTGGAAGGAAAGGCCAAATTCAATATGTTATACCTGCAGGTTCCGGCTGTGGTGAGCTGGCACTTCAATATTAAAAGCGTCTCGATCCAGCCAGCCGCCGGCGTCTATTACGGTTTCGGCATCCACGGCAAGCTCAAGGGCGACGCCGCGAAAGTCGATCTGTTCAAGGAGATTTCAGTGCCCGTCGAGGACGGCTCCGTCGAAGGGCAAGTGTTCAAGCGTTCCGATTTCGGACTGCGCTTCGGCGTAGGGGTTACCGTCATGAAGCATTACTATGCGGGCGTCGGCTACGATCTCGGCCTGCTCAATATCTCCAAGGATTCGGGCGAGGGTAAGATAAAGAACGGCAGCTTCTTCATTTCGCTGGGTTACAACTTTTAA
- a CDS encoding dipeptidyl-peptidase 3 family protein: MKNLLTFASMTVTALALTSCGGASRSETPWIVDRFDDIKVIRYEVPGFEQLPLEEKELIYYLAEATKCGRDILFDQNFKYNLAVRRTLETVYENYEGDRTTAEWKALEKYLKKVWFANGIHHHYSNDKFVPEFTEGYLLDVIETIPEEKFGELNPLRGEVCKAIFDASLYKTRLNQTAGEDLIATSSNNYYEGVTQAEVEKFYADMADPHDPEPISYGLNSKLVKEDGVVRERVWKIGGMYSPAIEKIVYWLEKAQAVAAEPQKSNIAALISYYKTGDLREFDRYNIGWVKDTVSNVDFVNGFIEDYGDPLGRKASWEGIVDFMDKEACHRTEVISENAQWFEDHSPVDPRYRKEKVKGVSAKVITVAMLGGDCYPATPIGINLPNADWIRKEYGSKSVTIDNITYAYDMAAHGNGFNEEFVLRADDRAVMDKYGKLADDLHTDLHECLGHGSGQLAPGVKGGELKSYSSTLEETRADLFGLYYLGDPKMVELGLVPSFDVAKAGYAKYILNGMMTQLARIEPGKNVEESHMRNRKLICEWCYERGKADNVIEMVRENGKTYVVVNDYEKLRGLFGDMLREIQRIKSEGDYEAGRALVERYAVQVDPELHKEVRDRYYALSIEPYGGFVNPEFKLVEKDGKIVDVKISYPADYVKQMLGYSKDYSFLPNIN; this comes from the coding sequence ATGAAAAATTTATTGACGTTTGCATCTATGACTGTTACCGCTCTCGCACTGACCTCGTGCGGCGGGGCTTCCCGAAGCGAAACCCCGTGGATCGTCGACCGTTTCGACGACATCAAGGTCATCCGTTACGAAGTCCCCGGCTTCGAGCAGCTTCCGCTGGAGGAGAAGGAGCTGATCTATTATCTGGCCGAAGCGACCAAGTGCGGTCGCGACATCCTGTTCGACCAGAATTTCAAATACAACCTCGCCGTGCGCCGCACGCTCGAAACGGTGTATGAGAATTACGAGGGCGACCGCACGACGGCCGAGTGGAAGGCGTTGGAGAAATACCTGAAAAAGGTCTGGTTCGCCAACGGCATCCATCACCACTATTCGAACGACAAGTTCGTGCCCGAATTCACCGAAGGTTACCTGCTCGACGTGATCGAGACCATTCCCGAAGAGAAGTTCGGCGAGCTGAACCCGCTGCGCGGCGAGGTCTGCAAAGCCATTTTCGACGCTTCGCTCTACAAGACGCGCCTGAACCAGACCGCCGGCGAGGACCTGATCGCCACTTCGTCGAACAACTATTACGAGGGTGTGACGCAGGCCGAAGTCGAGAAGTTCTACGCCGACATGGCGGACCCCCACGATCCCGAACCGATCTCCTACGGCCTGAATTCCAAGCTGGTCAAAGAGGACGGGGTGGTCAGGGAGCGCGTCTGGAAGATAGGCGGCATGTATTCGCCCGCCATCGAGAAGATCGTCTACTGGCTCGAAAAGGCGCAGGCCGTGGCGGCCGAGCCGCAGAAGAGCAATATCGCCGCGCTCATCAGCTATTACAAGACGGGCGATTTGCGCGAATTCGACCGCTATAACATCGGCTGGGTGAAGGATACCGTGTCGAATGTCGATTTCGTGAACGGCTTTATCGAGGATTACGGCGATCCGCTGGGACGCAAGGCGTCGTGGGAAGGCATCGTCGATTTCATGGACAAGGAGGCCTGCCACCGCACCGAGGTCATTTCGGAGAACGCGCAGTGGTTCGAGGACCATTCGCCCGTCGATCCCCGCTATCGCAAGGAGAAGGTGAAGGGCGTTTCGGCCAAGGTCATTACGGTGGCGATGCTCGGCGGCGACTGCTATCCCGCCACGCCGATCGGCATCAACCTGCCCAACGCCGACTGGATCCGCAAGGAATACGGCTCTAAGTCGGTGACCATCGACAACATCACCTATGCCTACGACATGGCCGCCCATGGCAACGGCTTCAACGAGGAGTTCGTGCTGCGTGCCGACGACCGTGCGGTGATGGACAAGTACGGCAAGCTGGCCGACGACCTGCATACCGACCTGCACGAGTGTCTGGGCCACGGTTCGGGCCAGTTGGCTCCGGGCGTCAAGGGCGGCGAGCTGAAAAGCTACAGCTCGACGCTCGAAGAGACGCGCGCCGACCTGTTCGGTCTCTACTATCTGGGCGATCCCAAAATGGTCGAGCTGGGGCTGGTGCCCTCGTTCGATGTGGCGAAGGCCGGGTATGCGAAATATATCCTGAACGGCATGATGACCCAGCTGGCGCGCATCGAGCCGGGCAAGAACGTCGAGGAGTCGCACATGCGCAACCGCAAACTGATCTGCGAGTGGTGCTACGAGCGCGGCAAGGCCGACAACGTGATCGAGATGGTCAGGGAGAACGGCAAGACCTACGTCGTGGTCAATGACTACGAGAAGCTGCGCGGACTGTTCGGCGACATGCTCCGCGAGATACAGCGCATCAAGTCCGAAGGCGACTACGAGGCGGGCCGGGCGCTTGTCGAGCGGTATGCCGTACAGGTCGATCCCGAACTGCACAAGGAGGTGCGCGACCGCTATTATGCGCTCAGCATCGAGCCTTACGGCGGTTTCGTGAATCCCGAATTCAAACTCGTGGAGAAGGACGGCAAAATCGTGGACGTCAAGATCAGCTATCCGGCCGACTACGTGAAACAGATGCTCGGTTATTCGAAGGATTATTCGTTCCTGCCCAATATCAACTGA
- the rd gene encoding rubredoxin produces MKKYRCIVCEWIYDPAVGDPDGGIAPGTSFEDIPDDWVCPVCGVGKDQFEEVEE; encoded by the coding sequence ATGAAAAAGTACCGTTGCATCGTATGCGAATGGATTTACGATCCCGCAGTCGGCGATCCCGACGGAGGCATCGCCCCCGGAACGTCGTTCGAGGATATTCCCGACGATTGGGTCTGCCCCGTCTGCGGCGTAGGCAAAGACCAGTTCGAAGAGGTCGAGGAGTAA
- a CDS encoding PH domain-containing protein, whose protein sequence is MEKIYKYRFSRRTIYWTLIYLVVFGLLGGLLYHLYEGGYLSAWFTSFIVALIALMSLSIPRYIMVTDEKVEVRCLLDITEIKRGEIASVRRVDPKRMKWFFPLFGGCGFFGYYGHFLDLRRFERVRLYASEWKNFVEITDIYEERLYVSCSDADCLIAELMPPGGNRLTEEAAEEEEEEREEEREEAQTAKETQTT, encoded by the coding sequence ATGGAGAAAATATATAAATACCGCTTCAGCCGCCGCACGATCTACTGGACGCTGATCTATCTGGTGGTCTTCGGACTGCTGGGCGGCCTGCTGTACCACCTCTACGAGGGAGGTTATCTCTCGGCCTGGTTCACGTCGTTCATCGTGGCGCTCATCGCCCTGATGTCGCTGTCGATTCCCCGCTACATCATGGTTACGGACGAAAAGGTCGAGGTGCGCTGTCTGCTGGACATCACCGAGATAAAGCGCGGGGAGATCGCCTCGGTACGCCGCGTCGATCCCAAGCGGATGAAATGGTTCTTTCCGCTCTTCGGCGGCTGCGGATTCTTCGGTTACTACGGCCATTTTCTGGACCTGCGCCGGTTCGAACGCGTACGTCTGTACGCTTCGGAGTGGAAGAACTTCGTGGAGATCACCGACATATACGAGGAGCGGCTCTACGTGTCGTGCTCCGACGCGGATTGTCTGATCGCCGAACTCATGCCGCCGGGCGGCAACCGGCTGACCGAAGAAGCTGCGGAAGAAGAGGAGGAGGAACGGGAGGAGGAACGGGAGGAAGCGCAGACCGCAAAGGAGACGCAGACGACCTGA
- a CDS encoding 2-C-methyl-D-erythritol 4-phosphate cytidylyltransferase gives MERQTGVIIVAGGGGSRMGGARPKQFMLLEGMPILARTINNFAAALPGAEIVVVLPAEHTGFWYNLSARFEVAPHTVAEGGRERFHSVKNGLAALKRDPELIAVQDGVRPLGSQELIRRTVAAAAEHGTAIPVVEPVDSFRETDGAASQIIDRRRLRIVQTPQVFRAELLRRAYETEYRPEFTDDASVVELSGEAVFLCEGERANLKITTPEDTVIAEALLADREETHETDGENI, from the coding sequence ATGGAACGACAAACTGGAGTCATCATCGTAGCGGGCGGCGGCGGAAGCCGCATGGGAGGGGCGCGTCCCAAGCAGTTCATGCTGCTGGAGGGCATGCCCATACTGGCGCGCACGATCAACAACTTCGCCGCGGCGCTTCCCGGAGCGGAAATCGTCGTCGTACTGCCCGCCGAACACACCGGCTTCTGGTACAATCTGTCGGCGCGTTTCGAAGTGGCGCCGCACACGGTCGCCGAAGGGGGACGGGAGCGGTTCCACTCGGTGAAAAACGGATTGGCGGCCCTGAAACGCGATCCGGAGCTGATCGCCGTGCAGGACGGCGTGCGGCCGCTGGGGTCGCAGGAGCTGATCCGGCGCACGGTCGCGGCCGCCGCGGAACACGGCACGGCGATTCCGGTCGTCGAGCCTGTGGATTCGTTCCGCGAAACGGACGGCGCGGCTTCGCAGATCATCGACCGCCGCCGCCTGCGCATCGTCCAGACGCCGCAGGTATTCCGCGCCGAGCTGCTGCGCCGCGCCTACGAAACGGAATACCGGCCCGAATTCACCGACGACGCTTCGGTAGTCGAACTGTCCGGGGAAGCTGTATTTCTCTGCGAAGGCGAACGGGCGAACCTGAAGATCACGACTCCCGAAGATACGGTCATCGCCGAAGCATTGCTGGCTGACCGCGAAGAAACGCACGAAACGGATGGAGAAAATATATAA
- a CDS encoding pyridoxamine 5'-phosphate oxidase family protein — protein sequence MRFLRRHHVLTLATVAEGVPYCSNAFYCYDKERNLLVFTSDPATRHAQEMERNPRIAASVVLETKIVGRVQGLQLCGTAARADETARRAYLKRFPYAALAELTLWAIRPDYMKLTDNTLGFGKKLIWNDKLESSS from the coding sequence GTGCGTTTTCTCCGGCGGCACCATGTACTGACGCTGGCCACCGTCGCGGAAGGGGTCCCCTACTGCTCGAATGCGTTCTACTGTTACGACAAGGAGCGAAACCTGCTCGTATTCACATCGGACCCCGCAACGCGCCATGCGCAGGAAATGGAGCGCAATCCGCGTATCGCGGCATCGGTGGTCCTCGAAACGAAAATCGTGGGCCGGGTGCAGGGATTGCAGCTGTGCGGCACGGCAGCGCGGGCCGACGAAACGGCCAGACGGGCATACCTCAAACGGTTTCCCTACGCGGCGCTGGCCGAGCTGACGCTCTGGGCGATAAGGCCCGATTATATGAAACTGACCGACAATACGCTCGGTTTTGGAAAGAAACTGATATGGAACGACAAACTGGAGTCATCATCGTAG
- a CDS encoding M23 family metallopeptidase, translated as MKSLRLPICALLLVAAGACSRTQQQETAGEEAAEQHNIVYGINADNYRTETGEVGSGETLGKILNGFGVSALTIDRLDKASKDIFPLRNIRAGHKYTAFIHEDSLYAPHLDYLVYERNVAEYVVFGFHDDSVSVRTGEKQFTVRRTKKSATINSSLWGAIMEQELPYALAAEMEDIYQWTVDFFGIQKGDNFTVIYDERFIDDSVSVGIGRIWGAKFCQGGKEYYAIPFRQGGKIRYWEYDGASLRKQMLKAPLKYSRISSKFTYARKHPIYKVYRPHTGVDYAAPKGTPVHAVADGVVTFKGWGGGGGNTLKIKHAGNLMTGYLHLSGYAKGISKGSRVSQGQLIGYVGSTGASTGPHLDYRIWKNGTPIDPLKVPQEPAEPIAKENRATFEFVRDRIAAELNGEVKDEERITQLDSLVIPQAPAASAPAGETTAAK; from the coding sequence ATGAAAAGTCTCAGATTACCCATATGCGCCCTGCTGCTGGTTGCGGCGGGGGCGTGCAGCAGAACGCAGCAGCAGGAAACGGCCGGGGAGGAAGCCGCCGAGCAGCACAACATCGTATACGGCATCAACGCCGACAATTACCGCACCGAGACCGGCGAGGTGGGAAGCGGCGAAACGCTGGGCAAAATCCTGAACGGATTCGGCGTTTCGGCGCTGACGATCGACCGGCTCGACAAGGCTTCGAAGGATATTTTCCCGCTGCGCAACATCCGCGCGGGACACAAGTACACGGCCTTCATCCACGAGGATTCGCTCTATGCCCCGCACTTGGATTATCTGGTTTACGAACGCAACGTCGCCGAATACGTGGTCTTCGGATTCCACGACGACTCGGTGAGCGTCCGCACGGGCGAAAAACAGTTTACCGTGCGCCGCACCAAGAAGAGCGCCACGATCAATTCGTCGCTCTGGGGCGCTATCATGGAGCAGGAGCTGCCCTATGCGCTGGCCGCCGAAATGGAGGACATTTACCAGTGGACGGTGGACTTCTTCGGCATCCAGAAAGGCGACAACTTCACGGTCATCTACGACGAGCGGTTCATCGACGACAGCGTCTCGGTCGGCATCGGCCGCATCTGGGGCGCGAAATTCTGTCAGGGCGGCAAGGAGTACTACGCCATTCCGTTCCGGCAGGGCGGCAAAATCCGCTACTGGGAGTATGACGGCGCGAGCCTGCGCAAGCAGATGCTCAAGGCGCCGCTGAAATATTCGCGCATCAGCTCGAAATTCACCTACGCCCGCAAACATCCGATCTACAAGGTGTACCGCCCGCATACGGGCGTCGATTACGCCGCACCGAAAGGCACGCCCGTGCATGCCGTCGCCGACGGCGTGGTCACCTTCAAAGGCTGGGGCGGCGGAGGCGGCAACACGCTCAAGATCAAGCATGCGGGCAACCTGATGACGGGTTACCTGCACCTGAGCGGCTATGCCAAAGGCATTTCGAAGGGTTCGCGCGTATCGCAGGGCCAGCTGATCGGCTATGTCGGTTCGACGGGCGCTTCGACGGGACCGCATCTCGACTACCGCATCTGGAAAAACGGCACGCCGATCGACCCGCTGAAAGTTCCGCAGGAACCCGCCGAGCCGATCGCAAAAGAGAACCGGGCGACGTTCGAATTCGTACGCGACCGCATCGCGGCCGAGCTGAACGGCGAGGTGAAGGACGAAGAGCGCATCACGCAGCTGGATTCGCTCGTAATTCCGCAGGCTCCGGCGGCTTCCGCCCCGGCAGGCGAAACCACGGCAGCGAAATAA
- the lpxK gene encoding tetraacyldisaccharide 4'-kinase, with protein sequence MLKCLLAPAALLYKAGVTFRHRLFDWGVLKSEKFDIPVVCIGNITVGGTGKTPMAEMVIAYMSQMHNVALLSRGYGRRTKGYREVKTDSHYRDVGDEPLQIKLKFPGTVVVVCEKRAEGIRRIRAEHPEVDLIIMDDGFQHRYVEPKINIVMIDATRPIQHDRMLPLGTLRDLPEELHRAHYFVVTKCPEKMAPIDRRIMRKVLIQVAYQRVYFTRFESFMPQPLYPDAAPDEPLLHGRQVIALSGIGNPKPFLATLRERYEVVQEMTLEDHHVYKVRDLNRLRELLARWPGAVIVTTEKDAVKLTNRAKIPEEIRRSIYYLPINISFIEDSATDFLQKLEEDVRGN encoded by the coding sequence ATGTTGAAATGCCTGCTTGCACCTGCAGCTCTCTTATATAAAGCGGGGGTGACTTTCCGTCACCGCTTGTTCGACTGGGGAGTGCTCAAAAGCGAGAAGTTCGACATCCCGGTCGTCTGCATCGGCAACATCACCGTCGGCGGTACGGGCAAGACCCCGATGGCCGAAATGGTGATCGCCTACATGTCGCAGATGCACAACGTGGCCCTGCTGTCGCGCGGCTACGGTCGCCGCACCAAAGGCTACCGGGAGGTGAAGACCGATTCCCACTACCGCGACGTGGGCGACGAACCGCTTCAGATCAAACTCAAATTTCCCGGCACGGTGGTCGTCGTGTGCGAGAAACGCGCCGAGGGCATCCGCCGCATCCGGGCCGAACACCCCGAAGTGGACCTCATCATCATGGACGACGGCTTCCAGCACCGTTATGTGGAGCCGAAGATCAATATCGTGATGATCGACGCGACGCGCCCCATTCAGCATGACAGGATGCTGCCGCTCGGAACGCTGCGCGACCTGCCCGAAGAGCTGCACCGCGCCCACTATTTCGTGGTCACGAAGTGCCCAGAGAAGATGGCCCCCATCGACCGGCGCATCATGCGCAAGGTGCTGATTCAGGTCGCCTACCAGCGGGTGTATTTCACCCGTTTCGAGAGCTTCATGCCCCAGCCGCTCTATCCCGATGCGGCTCCTGACGAACCGCTTCTGCACGGGCGGCAGGTCATTGCGCTTTCGGGCATCGGCAATCCCAAGCCGTTCCTTGCGACGCTGCGCGAACGCTACGAGGTCGTGCAGGAGATGACGCTGGAGGACCACCATGTTTACAAGGTCCGCGACCTGAACCGGCTGCGGGAACTGCTGGCCCGCTGGCCCGGTGCGGTCATCGTGACGACCGAAAAGGACGCCGTGAAACTGACCAACCGCGCCAAGATCCCCGAAGAGATCCGGCGCAGCATATACTATTTACCGATAAATATTTCATTCATAGAGGATTCGGCTACGGATTTTCTGCAAAAACTAGAAGAAGATGTTAGAGGAAATTAA
- a CDS encoding purine-nucleoside phosphorylase — protein sequence MLEEIKKTAAFIDAATDSFAPEVGVILGTGLGGFADKIETRFAIEYKDIPGFPVSTVEGHKGRMIFGMVEGRRVVAMQGRFHYYEGYGMQQVTFPVRVMRQLGIKYLFVSNASGGINTSFRVGDLMVITDHINLMPNPLIGPNIAELGPRFPDMHNCYDKELIAKATAIAEEENIKLQYGVYVGGTGPTFETQAEYRYFKNIGGDAAGMSTVPEVIVARHMSIPVFGVSVITNCGLSDEVGDHEDVQRQGKKAGIKMEVLFKRMIKAL from the coding sequence ATGTTAGAGGAAATTAAAAAAACGGCGGCTTTCATCGACGCCGCCACCGACTCTTTCGCTCCCGAAGTGGGCGTCATCCTCGGCACCGGTTTGGGCGGCTTCGCCGATAAGATCGAGACGCGCTTCGCCATCGAATACAAGGATATTCCGGGATTCCCCGTCTCCACGGTCGAAGGACACAAAGGCCGTATGATTTTCGGCATGGTCGAGGGCCGCAGGGTCGTGGCCATGCAGGGCCGTTTCCACTATTACGAAGGCTACGGCATGCAGCAGGTGACGTTCCCGGTGCGCGTCATGCGGCAGCTCGGCATCAAATACCTCTTTGTATCGAACGCTTCGGGCGGCATCAACACCTCGTTCCGCGTCGGCGACCTGATGGTCATCACCGACCATATCAACCTGATGCCCAATCCGCTGATCGGCCCCAACATCGCCGAACTCGGTCCCCGCTTTCCGGATATGCACAACTGCTACGACAAGGAGCTGATCGCCAAGGCGACCGCCATCGCCGAGGAGGAGAATATCAAGCTCCAGTACGGCGTGTATGTGGGCGGCACGGGGCCGACGTTCGAGACGCAGGCCGAATACCGCTATTTCAAGAATATCGGCGGCGATGCGGCCGGCATGTCCACCGTGCCGGAGGTGATCGTGGCGCGCCATATGTCGATCCCGGTCTTCGGCGTTTCGGTCATCACCAACTGCGGACTCTCGGACGAAGTGGGCGACCACGAAGACGTGCAGCGTCAGGGCAAAAAGGCCGGAATCAAGATGGAGGTGCTCTTCAAGCGTATGATAAAAGCGCTTTAG
- a CDS encoding single-stranded DNA-binding protein, translated as MVNKVILIGNVGIDPEIRTTEGGVKVARIRLATTERLFDRQANEAKEHTEWHTITLWRGLADVVDKYVRKGTQIYVEGRLRTREWMDKDNNKRYTTEILADVMNLLGRRSDNPSSDGQQGYGSQQGYGSQQSSAGQSAGGYQQPAAPKPAPAPSIPADDPDDLPF; from the coding sequence ATGGTAAATAAGGTAATTTTGATCGGCAACGTCGGTATCGACCCCGAAATCCGGACCACCGAAGGCGGCGTGAAGGTCGCACGTATCCGTCTGGCTACGACCGAACGGTTGTTCGACCGGCAGGCCAACGAGGCCAAGGAGCATACCGAATGGCATACGATCACGCTTTGGCGCGGTCTGGCCGACGTGGTGGACAAGTATGTCCGCAAAGGCACGCAGATTTACGTCGAGGGGCGTCTGCGTACCCGTGAATGGATGGACAAGGACAATAACAAACGCTATACGACCGAGATTCTGGCCGATGTGATGAATCTGCTGGGCCGCCGCAGCGACAACCCGTCGTCCGACGGACAGCAGGGCTATGGATCGCAGCAGGGTTACGGTTCGCAGCAGTCCTCTGCCGGACAGTCTGCAGGCGGCTATCAGCAGCCTGCGGCTCCGAAGCCCGCCCCCGCGCCGTCGATTCCCGCCGACGATCCGGACGACCTGCCGTTCTGA
- a CDS encoding SDR family NAD(P)-dependent oxidoreductase, with product MKRIVIVGATSGIGLEVAKLCIQAGWQIGAAGRREEALEKLRTQAPDLIVTESLDITRDDAPEHLSRLIDKLGGMDIYLHCSGIGKRNTELHPDIEIDTLRTNGEGFVRMVTAAFGYFRAHGGGHLAVISSIAGTKGLGSAPAYSATKRMQNTYIDALSQLAHMERLNIRFTDIRPGFVATPLLAGDGHYPMLMQVGKVAARIMKVLKRQRRRVVIDRRYAVMVFFWKMIPEWLWERLNIRKND from the coding sequence ATGAAACGCATCGTCATCGTCGGAGCGACATCGGGCATCGGACTCGAAGTCGCAAAACTCTGTATTCAGGCGGGTTGGCAGATCGGGGCCGCAGGCCGGCGCGAGGAGGCGCTCGAAAAGCTCCGCACCCAAGCTCCGGACCTGATCGTGACCGAATCGCTGGATATCACGCGCGACGATGCGCCCGAACATCTGTCACGCCTGATCGACAAGCTGGGCGGAATGGACATTTACCTGCACTGTTCGGGCATCGGGAAACGCAACACCGAGCTGCATCCCGACATCGAGATCGACACCCTGCGCACCAACGGCGAAGGATTCGTGCGCATGGTGACGGCGGCTTTCGGCTATTTCCGCGCTCACGGAGGCGGGCATTTGGCCGTCATCAGTTCGATCGCAGGCACCAAAGGACTCGGCAGCGCACCGGCCTACTCGGCGACCAAACGCATGCAGAACACCTACATCGACGCACTGTCGCAGTTGGCGCATATGGAGAGACTGAATATCCGCTTTACGGACATACGACCGGGGTTCGTGGCCACGCCCCTGCTGGCCGGCGACGGGCATTATCCGATGCTGATGCAGGTCGGGAAAGTCGCCGCACGGATTATGAAGGTCCTGAAGCGGCAGCGCCGCCGCGTGGTGATCGATCGCCGCTATGCGGTCATGGTATTCTTCTGGAAGATGATTCCCGAATGGCTTTGGGAGCGGCTCAACATCCGCAAGAACGACTGA